From one Prochlorococcus marinus str. MIT 0912 genomic stretch:
- a CDS encoding alpha/beta fold hydrolase, giving the protein MVSSVVETNLSDWKFLGHSVHSLSIIPEAHKSKKDEEKGPAILLIHGFGASTTHWRHNLPVLGKQYEVHALDLLGFGKSSKPGGLAYGGPLWKDQIVSYVRENIGRPTILVGNSLGGYAALASGAALGSEAAGVVLLNAAGYFSEDKKTTTGFWATARKTVAGIFLKNALLQRIIFENLRQPSTIKRTLNQVYIDKSNVDDELVEAIRKPSLDSGAFNVFKSVFDPAGPQGRPLDELFAQLQAPLLLLWGNRDPWMNAPGKRATYEKHTPENTKEVVLDAGHCPHDEVPDQVNSALLEWINQL; this is encoded by the coding sequence ATGGTTTCCTCAGTTGTAGAAACAAATCTTTCTGATTGGAAATTCTTAGGTCATTCTGTTCACAGTTTGAGCATCATTCCTGAAGCTCATAAAAGTAAGAAAGATGAAGAAAAAGGTCCAGCAATTCTTTTGATTCATGGTTTTGGTGCCTCTACCACCCATTGGAGGCACAATTTACCAGTTCTTGGAAAGCAGTATGAAGTTCACGCTTTAGATCTTCTTGGCTTTGGTAAAAGCTCCAAACCAGGAGGTCTTGCTTATGGAGGTCCACTTTGGAAAGATCAAATAGTTTCCTACGTCAGGGAAAATATTGGTAGACCAACAATACTTGTCGGTAATTCTCTAGGGGGATATGCCGCGCTCGCCAGTGGTGCCGCTCTAGGTTCTGAAGCTGCTGGAGTGGTTTTATTAAATGCCGCTGGTTATTTTAGTGAGGACAAGAAAACAACTACAGGATTTTGGGCTACAGCTAGAAAAACTGTTGCTGGTATCTTTCTCAAAAATGCTCTATTGCAAAGAATTATTTTTGAAAACCTGAGACAGCCTTCAACAATTAAACGTACTTTAAATCAGGTTTATATTGATAAATCAAACGTTGATGATGAACTAGTAGAGGCGATACGAAAACCATCCTTGGATTCTGGTGCTTTTAACGTCTTCAAAAGTGTTTTTGATCCCGCAGGACCGCAGGGAAGACCACTTGATGAGTTGTTTGCTCAGTTGCAGGCACCATTGTTATTGCTCTGGGGTAATAGAGATCCTTGGATGAATGCACCTGGGAAAAGGGCTACTTATGAAAAGCACACTCCTGAAAATACAAAAGAAGTTGTTTTAGATGCTGGGCATTGTCCACATGATGAAGTTCCTGATCAGGTTAATTCCGCTCTTTTAGAATGGATTAATCAGCTTTAA
- a CDS encoding four-carbon acid sugar kinase family protein has product MKIIIFDDDPTGSQTVYGCPLLLNWDEQTLEKAFKKSSPLIFILANTRSLSSILAVKKTREICSSIKNFFLTKGYSKDDYFYISRGDSTLRGHGVLEPAILAEELGPFHATFHIPAFLEGGRTTENGIHYLNGIPVHETDFGRDNIFGFSTSDLAKWIEEKSFGKIQAENILHIGIKQLDMAINNEDGFKSLLSFLSKLENNISVVVDAKLPNHLETLVRAIKVVSKEKRFLFRTAASFINSFSELPPNPNNTEDLVSLKSKNNKFEYKPGLIMIGSHVKLATDQLEVLLNDKSCEGLEIPVSKLANIFALEDYQDKILELEKILLSRINYILDIKKVPVLYTTREEMMFSSYTKRMKFGLELAEFMAILVGKINNKFGYIISKGGITTQLLLQKGLNFNQVDLKGQILPGLSIVKSNSDQYDLPVVTFPGNLGNDKTLLESFRLMESNP; this is encoded by the coding sequence ATGAAAATAATTATTTTTGATGATGATCCAACTGGATCTCAAACTGTTTATGGATGCCCATTATTATTAAATTGGGATGAACAAACTCTAGAGAAAGCATTTAAAAAATCTTCGCCTTTAATATTTATACTTGCGAACACAAGATCTTTATCTTCTATTTTGGCTGTTAAGAAAACCAGAGAAATATGCTCATCTATTAAGAACTTTTTTTTAACAAAAGGATATTCCAAAGATGATTATTTTTATATCAGTAGAGGTGATTCAACATTGCGTGGGCATGGTGTTTTGGAACCTGCAATTCTTGCGGAGGAATTAGGACCATTTCATGCAACATTTCATATTCCAGCTTTTTTGGAGGGTGGAAGAACAACAGAAAACGGTATTCATTATTTAAATGGAATACCAGTTCATGAGACGGATTTTGGTCGTGATAATATTTTTGGATTTTCTACTAGTGATTTAGCTAAATGGATTGAAGAAAAAAGTTTTGGAAAGATACAAGCTGAAAATATCTTACACATTGGAATTAAACAACTAGATATGGCTATAAATAATGAAGATGGCTTTAAATCTCTTTTAAGCTTTTTGTCTAAATTAGAAAATAATATCTCAGTAGTTGTAGATGCTAAATTACCTAATCATTTAGAAACACTAGTGAGGGCGATTAAAGTAGTTTCCAAAGAAAAAAGATTTCTTTTCAGAACAGCAGCAAGCTTTATCAACTCTTTCTCTGAATTACCACCTAACCCCAATAATACTGAAGATTTAGTATCTTTAAAATCAAAAAATAATAAGTTTGAATATAAGCCAGGTTTGATAATGATTGGCTCCCATGTGAAATTAGCGACAGATCAATTAGAGGTTTTATTGAATGATAAGTCCTGTGAAGGTTTGGAAATACCAGTCAGTAAATTAGCTAATATTTTTGCTTTAGAAGATTATCAAGATAAAATATTAGAGCTTGAGAAAATTTTATTATCCAGAATAAATTATATTTTGGATATAAAAAAAGTACCTGTTTTATATACTACTCGAGAAGAAATGATGTTTTCTTCTTACACTAAAAGAATGAAGTTTGGACTGGAACTCGCAGAGTTTATGGCAATTTTAGTTGGAAAAATAAATAATAAGTTTGGTTATATTATTAGTAAAGGAGGTATTACAACACAACTGTTGCTCCAAAAGGGATTGAATTTTAATCAAGTAGATTTAAAAGGTCAAATATTACCAGGATTGTCAATAGTAAAAAGTAATTCTGATCAATATGATCTGCCAGTAGTTACTTTTCCAGGTAATTTAGGTAATGATAAAACACTTCTAGAATCATTTAGATTGATGGAGTCAAATCCTTAA
- a CDS encoding cation:proton antiporter, which yields MVLTPLVSALNTHDVEVAETLIGVINFLMIFVAARTLAEILVRLSLPTIVGELLAGVLIGASGLHLLLPPSAHAELNQGFVSVISTLASVPKEAVPDIYFETFPSLQAVATLGLYALLFLTGLESELEELVAVGAQAFTVAMAGVILPFAFGTFGLMFIFQVDIIPAIFAGASMTATSIGITASVFGELGYLKTREGQIVIGAAVLDDILGIVILAVVVALATGGSLQITPIVKLVLAATVFVFAAIALSRTAAPAFDWLLERLKAPGAVVVASFVILVLSCFVATAIGLEAALGAFAAGLILSSSKNNHAIQQSVLPLVSLFATIFFVLVGAGMDLSVINPLDPQSRSALIVAGFLFLVAIIGKIAAGWCFVIDKPTNRLVVGLGMMPRGEVGLIFLGLGTSAGLLTPSLEAAILLMVIGTTFLAPVLLRVVLKDKPPSGGNSIPDEIAADPVGLV from the coding sequence ATGGTATTAACTCCTTTAGTCTCAGCCCTAAATACGCACGATGTTGAGGTCGCGGAAACACTTATAGGGGTCATTAACTTTTTAATGATCTTTGTTGCGGCAAGGACTTTAGCTGAAATCTTGGTTCGACTAAGTTTGCCAACAATCGTCGGTGAACTTCTTGCCGGCGTTTTAATTGGTGCCTCAGGATTACATCTTCTATTGCCCCCAAGCGCTCATGCTGAATTAAATCAAGGTTTCGTTTCTGTCATTAGCACACTGGCTTCAGTACCCAAAGAGGCAGTCCCGGATATTTATTTTGAAACTTTTCCCTCATTACAAGCTGTAGCAACTTTAGGACTATATGCGTTGTTATTTCTAACTGGTCTGGAAAGTGAATTAGAGGAACTTGTAGCAGTTGGAGCTCAAGCGTTCACAGTTGCAATGGCAGGTGTGATTTTGCCTTTTGCTTTTGGAACTTTTGGATTAATGTTTATTTTCCAAGTAGATATTATTCCTGCGATATTTGCCGGTGCATCTATGACGGCGACAAGTATAGGTATTACTGCAAGTGTTTTTGGTGAACTTGGTTATTTAAAAACTCGAGAGGGTCAAATAGTTATTGGCGCAGCAGTATTAGATGACATACTTGGAATTGTTATTCTTGCAGTTGTAGTTGCTCTTGCGACGGGAGGATCATTGCAAATTACTCCCATTGTCAAATTAGTACTAGCTGCAACGGTTTTTGTTTTTGCTGCCATTGCTTTGAGTCGAACAGCTGCGCCAGCCTTTGATTGGTTGCTTGAAAGACTTAAGGCCCCTGGAGCTGTTGTTGTAGCTTCTTTCGTGATTTTAGTCCTAAGCTGTTTTGTTGCTACTGCTATTGGTTTAGAAGCTGCGTTGGGTGCGTTTGCCGCTGGATTGATACTAAGTAGTTCAAAAAATAATCATGCAATTCAACAATCTGTGTTGCCATTGGTATCGCTATTTGCAACTATATTTTTCGTGCTTGTTGGAGCAGGTATGGATCTTTCTGTTATCAACCCTCTTGATCCACAGAGTCGCTCTGCTCTAATTGTGGCTGGTTTCTTATTTCTTGTTGCAATTATTGGGAAAATAGCTGCTGGCTGGTGTTTTGTAATTGATAAACCAACAAACAGATTAGTAGTTGGCTTGGGAATGATGCCTCGAGGAGAGGTCGGTTTGATTTTCCTAGGATTGGGAACAAGTGCTGGTTTGCTTACCCCGTCCCTCGAAGCTGCAATATTGTTAATGGTTATTGGAACAACATTTTTAGCTCCTGTTTTGCTAAGAGTTGTTTTGAAAGATAAGCCCCCGTCAGGAGGTAATTCTATTCCTGATGAGATCGCAGCTGATCCAGTTGGATTAGTTTAG
- a CDS encoding alpha-hydroxy acid oxidase yields MLGADVSSPGVLNIDDLRSRAKDRLPAMVFNYIDSGADREQTLSQNCNAYNEILFRPRCAVSVPSCDLGISVLNQKFQLPFLLGPVGSSRMFYPQGEVVAAREAGKAGTGYTLSTLSGCLLEDVKAATNGPAWYQLYLLGGKEVALKTIHRAKAAGFSAIVVTFDTPVSGLRERDMRSGTQQLLSMNPFEMLPYIPQILVKPCWMTQWLSDGGLMSFPNVQLDDGPMGYTAIGPALEQSVVTWEDLQWIREAWGGKIIVKGIHIGDDAKKAAELGADAIVISNHGARQLDSVAPTIRVLPEILAAVDGKIDVLLDGGIRRGSDVVKALCLGAKGVLIGRAYAYGLAAAGGKGVARAIEILQTDIVRTMKLLGCGSVADLNKSYVQVPESWERFE; encoded by the coding sequence ATGTTAGGAGCAGATGTTTCCTCTCCAGGCGTACTTAATATTGATGACCTCAGGTCTAGAGCTAAAGATCGTTTACCAGCAATGGTTTTTAACTATATAGATAGTGGTGCAGATAGAGAACAAACACTTTCTCAAAATTGCAACGCATATAATGAAATTTTATTTAGACCTAGATGTGCAGTCTCTGTCCCATCGTGTGATCTTGGAATATCTGTTTTAAATCAGAAATTTCAACTTCCTTTCTTGTTGGGACCAGTAGGGAGTAGCAGAATGTTCTATCCCCAGGGAGAAGTTGTTGCAGCTAGAGAGGCAGGAAAAGCTGGAACAGGATATACTTTGTCGACTCTCTCAGGTTGTTTATTAGAAGATGTTAAAGCTGCTACAAATGGACCAGCTTGGTATCAGCTTTATTTACTAGGAGGTAAGGAAGTTGCGTTAAAAACAATTCATAGAGCTAAAGCAGCAGGATTCTCAGCAATAGTTGTAACTTTTGATACACCCGTATCTGGTTTAAGAGAAAGAGATATGCGATCAGGAACCCAGCAGCTTTTATCAATGAATCCTTTTGAGATGCTTCCTTATATTCCTCAAATATTAGTTAAACCATGCTGGATGACTCAATGGTTAAGTGATGGAGGCTTAATGAGTTTTCCAAATGTTCAACTTGATGATGGTCCTATGGGATACACGGCAATTGGTCCAGCTTTAGAACAATCCGTTGTTACTTGGGAGGATCTTCAATGGATACGCGAAGCATGGGGCGGAAAAATTATTGTTAAGGGTATACATATTGGTGATGACGCAAAAAAAGCGGCAGAACTAGGTGCTGATGCGATCGTTATTTCTAATCATGGAGCTAGACAACTTGATAGCGTTGCTCCGACTATCCGTGTTTTGCCAGAAATTTTAGCTGCAGTTGATGGGAAAATAGATGTGTTGTTAGATGGAGGTATTCGCAGGGGTAGTGATGTCGTTAAAGCATTATGTCTTGGCGCGAAAGGAGTTTTGATAGGTAGAGCATATGCATATGGACTTGCTGCTGCAGGAGGGAAAGGCGTTGCAAGAGCTATCGAAATCCTTCAAACAGACATAGTGAGAACTATGAAGTTATTGGGCTGTGGGTCTGTTGCCGATTTAAATAAAAGTTATGTTCAAGTTCCTGAAAGTTGGGAGAGATTCGAATAA
- a CDS encoding galactose mutarotase, with product MTVSLKKKTNPYVHWEFSNPEIDSLIRIVPERGGLITEWQSEGKELLYFDLERFLDKDKSIRGGIPILFPICGDLSEGYLLGGKKYFLKQHGFARDLPWSISFLKDSLGIRLKLSDSKDSRSYFPFIFTILMDVFLNEKSLQISVKIYNQSQESMPFSFGLHPYFKVLNTKNIKIDGLPEQCIDQTNMKVAIACEQIRMLDKGVDFLSYPSCSAKLFDFSSRNVIELIHQEPMDTTVVWTDPPRQMVCLEPWTSPRNALVTGDRKLEIKPEEYIELFTTFKHNSF from the coding sequence ATGACAGTTAGTTTAAAAAAAAAGACTAATCCCTATGTTCATTGGGAATTTTCAAATCCTGAAATTGATTCATTAATAAGAATCGTCCCTGAAAGAGGAGGTTTGATTACTGAATGGCAAAGCGAGGGAAAAGAACTTTTGTACTTTGATTTAGAGCGATTTTTAGATAAAGATAAAAGTATCAGAGGAGGGATACCTATCCTTTTTCCCATATGCGGTGACTTATCTGAAGGCTATTTACTTGGTGGTAAGAAGTATTTTTTAAAACAGCATGGTTTTGCAAGAGATTTACCTTGGTCAATTAGTTTTTTAAAAGATAGCTTGGGAATAAGGTTGAAATTAAGTGATTCAAAAGATTCTCGTTCTTATTTCCCTTTCATATTTACTATCTTGATGGATGTTTTCTTAAATGAAAAAAGTCTTCAAATATCCGTTAAAATTTACAATCAGAGTCAAGAATCTATGCCTTTCAGTTTTGGCCTGCATCCATATTTTAAAGTTTTAAATACAAAAAATATAAAGATAGATGGTCTGCCTGAGCAATGCATTGATCAAACCAACATGAAAGTTGCTATAGCTTGTGAACAAATAAGAATGTTAGATAAAGGGGTCGACTTTCTTTCTTATCCTTCTTGTTCGGCTAAACTTTTTGATTTTTCATCTAGGAATGTAATTGAATTAATCCATCAAGAGCCAATGGATACAACTGTTGTATGGACTGATCCTCCCAGACAAATGGTTTGTCTAGAGCCTTGGACTAGCCCAAGGAATGCACTGGTTACTGGAGATAGAAAGCTTGAAATTAAACCAGAAGAATATATAGAATTATTTACTACTTTTAAGCACAATTCTTTTTAA
- a CDS encoding 15,16-dihydrobiliverdin:ferredoxin oxidoreductase yields MFDDLLSDLTENILEHGGKKLIVPDEFCERVSARGNFKLNSWLWDVPGFRRWRVTRLDAGDRLQVLNSVAYPHDQNDMPIMGIDLLWFEKKEKLVAILDFQPLVQDKEYFDRYFDGLKSLKKCFNEFNSDIKSNIYDPSKYFSPWALFCKGGNFEAEKILPKVFSSFLKCYWINLDLSKVNENYIQSKEVRLLHIDYNKYSAEKDPAHGLFSGFFGKEWSEKYMTEFLFPLSL; encoded by the coding sequence ATGTTTGACGATCTTTTAAGTGATTTGACTGAAAATATTCTTGAACATGGCGGTAAGAAGTTGATTGTTCCTGATGAATTTTGTGAACGGGTTTCTGCAAGAGGAAATTTTAAGTTGAATAGCTGGTTATGGGATGTCCCTGGATTTCGAAGATGGAGAGTGACCAGATTGGACGCAGGAGATCGTCTGCAAGTACTAAATTCAGTTGCTTACCCTCATGATCAAAATGACATGCCAATCATGGGTATAGATCTTTTGTGGTTTGAGAAAAAAGAAAAGCTAGTTGCTATTCTAGATTTCCAGCCTCTTGTTCAAGATAAAGAATATTTTGATAGATACTTTGATGGCTTAAAAAGCCTAAAAAAATGTTTTAATGAGTTTAATTCTGATATTAAAAGTAATATATATGATCCAAGTAAGTACTTCTCTCCATGGGCTCTATTTTGTAAAGGTGGTAATTTTGAAGCGGAAAAAATTTTACCAAAAGTTTTTAGCTCTTTTCTTAAATGTTATTGGATAAATCTTGATTTATCAAAAGTTAATGAAAATTATATCCAGTCTAAAGAGGTAAGATTATTGCATATAGATTATAATAAATATAGCGCTGAAAAAGATCCTGCTCATGGTTTATTTTCTGGCTTTTTTGGTAAAGAATGGTCAGAGAAATATATGACTGAGTTTTTATTTCCTTTAAGCCTATAA
- a CDS encoding NADP-dependent isocitrate dehydrogenase, whose product MANFEKLNAPSEGQKITFVDGNPVVPDHPIIPFIRGDGTGIDIWPATQLVIDKAIEKAYGKTRSIEWFKIYAGDEACDLYGTYQYLPNDTLEAIRTYGIAIKGPLTTPVGGGIRSLNVSLRQIFDLYSCVRPCKYYEGTPSPHKKPQDLDVIVYRENTEDIYMGIEWESDDPECIKLIDQLNNEIIPASKKLKNREIPKGAGIGIKPVSKIGSQRHIRRAIKHALTLEGSKRHVTLVHKGNIMKFTEGAFRDWGYELATTEFRSECVTERESWILDNLEKKPSISYEENAELIDPGYSSLTEEKKKAICDEVSLVLKSIGNSHGNGKWKEMVMVDDRIADSIFQQIQTRPQEYSILATLNLNGDYISDAAAAIVGGLGMAPGANIGDTAAIFEATHGTAPKHAGLDRINPGSVILSGVMMLEYLGWNEAAKLITNGLSKSISDKQVTYDLARLMEPRVEPLSCSDFAKSIVERF is encoded by the coding sequence ATGGCAAATTTTGAAAAGCTCAATGCTCCATCAGAAGGTCAAAAAATTACTTTTGTTGATGGAAACCCAGTAGTCCCAGACCATCCAATTATTCCGTTTATCAGAGGAGATGGAACAGGAATAGATATTTGGCCTGCTACACAATTAGTAATCGATAAAGCTATTGAAAAAGCTTATGGAAAAACTAGATCCATAGAATGGTTCAAAATCTATGCAGGTGATGAAGCTTGCGACTTATATGGAACTTATCAATACTTACCAAACGACACTCTTGAGGCGATACGAACTTACGGTATTGCAATCAAAGGACCTTTAACAACACCCGTAGGAGGAGGGATTAGATCTTTAAACGTATCACTAAGACAAATTTTTGATTTGTATTCATGCGTTAGACCTTGCAAGTATTACGAAGGGACTCCCAGCCCTCATAAAAAGCCGCAAGATTTAGATGTAATTGTTTACCGAGAAAATACTGAAGATATTTATATGGGCATTGAATGGGAATCTGATGATCCCGAATGCATCAAATTGATTGATCAACTCAATAATGAAATAATTCCAGCGAGCAAGAAACTAAAAAATAGGGAAATCCCTAAAGGAGCAGGAATCGGAATTAAACCCGTTAGCAAAATTGGTAGTCAAAGACATATTAGGCGGGCGATTAAACATGCACTCACCCTCGAGGGGAGCAAAAGACATGTGACCTTAGTTCATAAAGGAAATATCATGAAATTTACGGAAGGAGCTTTCAGAGATTGGGGATACGAATTAGCAACCACAGAATTTAGAAGTGAATGCGTAACCGAGAGAGAAAGTTGGATTTTAGATAACTTAGAAAAAAAACCTTCCATCTCCTACGAGGAGAATGCAGAGTTAATTGATCCAGGTTATTCATCTTTAACAGAAGAGAAAAAGAAAGCTATTTGTGATGAAGTTTCCTTAGTTCTTAAAAGCATTGGTAATAGTCATGGCAATGGAAAATGGAAGGAAATGGTAATGGTTGATGACCGAATAGCAGATAGTATTTTTCAACAAATTCAAACCCGTCCTCAAGAGTATTCCATACTTGCAACTCTCAATCTAAATGGTGATTACATATCAGATGCGGCCGCAGCAATTGTTGGTGGACTGGGGATGGCACCGGGAGCAAACATTGGAGATACGGCTGCTATTTTCGAAGCCACCCATGGAACAGCTCCAAAACATGCAGGCTTGGACAGAATCAATCCAGGTTCCGTAATACTCAGTGGAGTAATGATGCTGGAATATTTAGGTTGGAATGAGGCAGCAAAATTAATTACCAATGGATTGAGCAAATCTATTTCAGATAAACAAGTTACTTACGATTTGGCACGATTAATGGAACCACGAGTAGAGCCTCTTAGTTGTAGTGATTTTGCTAAATCAATTGTTGAAAGATTTTAA
- a CDS encoding heme oxygenase (biliverdin-producing), with protein sequence MAVALARQLREGTKKSHTMAENTGFISCFLKGVVEKSSYRNLLVDLYFVYSAMEEEIEKLCENSHPIISPIGFKELFRKEKLEEDLSFYFGSKWSELVKPSKPAMEYEARIREIAKDNPELLIGHHYSRYIGDLSGGQLLKTITKKAMNLTGDEGLSFYIFEEIRDEKEFKIKYRNTLDNLPIDQQIADSIIEEANRSFKYNMDIFNELEGNLIAAIGKVLFRFFANKKRKGSTE encoded by the coding sequence ATGGCAGTAGCCTTGGCTAGGCAACTTCGTGAAGGGACTAAAAAGTCTCATACGATGGCTGAAAATACAGGTTTTATAAGTTGCTTTCTCAAGGGAGTAGTTGAAAAGTCCTCATACAGAAATTTATTAGTTGATTTATATTTTGTTTACTCTGCGATGGAGGAAGAGATAGAAAAACTTTGTGAAAATTCTCATCCGATAATTTCTCCAATTGGATTTAAAGAGCTTTTTCGTAAGGAAAAATTGGAAGAAGATCTTTCTTTCTACTTTGGAAGTAAGTGGTCTGAATTGGTAAAACCCTCTAAGCCAGCTATGGAATATGAAGCAAGAATTAGAGAAATTGCTAAAGATAATCCTGAACTTTTAATTGGGCATCATTACAGCAGATATATAGGTGACTTGTCTGGTGGACAGCTTTTGAAAACAATCACTAAAAAAGCAATGAATCTAACTGGAGATGAGGGACTTAGCTTTTATATTTTTGAGGAAATTAGAGATGAAAAAGAATTTAAAATTAAGTATCGAAATACTTTAGATAATCTTCCGATTGATCAACAGATAGCAGATTCAATTATTGAAGAAGCTAATAGATCTTTTAAATACAATATGGATATTTTCAATGAATTGGAGGGAAATTTAATTGCTGCTATAGGAAAAGTTTTATTTAGATTTTTTGCAAATAAAAAGCGAAAAGGTAGTACCGAGTAA